The genome window TCACGTCCATGCCCAAGCGGGTGGCGATGGTCAGCGCCGAATTGGCCACCGCGGTGTTCAGCGGCTTGGGATGGTAGGTCCAGGTCAGCACGTACTTCTTGCCGCGCAGGTCCTGGCTGCCGAAATGCTCCTGCAGCGCCAGCGCGTGCGCCAGCTCCTGGCAAGGGTGGGTAATGGTCTCCATGTTGATCACCGGCACCGGCGAGTACCTGGCGAAGCTCTTCAGCACCAGGTCTTCGCGGTCCTTGGACCAGTCCACAAACTTCGGGAACGCGCGCACCCCGATCAGATCGACGTAGCGGCCGAGCACCCGCGCCACCTCGGCGATGTGCTCCTCGGTGTCGCCGTCCATCACCGTACCCAGGTCGAACTCGATCGGCCAGGCGTCCTTGCCCGGCTGCAGCACCACCGCATGCCCGCCCAGCTGGAACGCGCCCAGCTCGAAGCTGGTACGGGTGCGCATCGACGGGTTGAAGAACACCAGCGCGATCGACTTGCCCTTCAGCTCGCTGCCCAGTTTGTTGCGCTTGAACAGCGCCGCCTGGGTCAACAGCGCATCCAGTTCGGCCCGGCTCCAGTCCTGGGTGTTCAAGAAGTGCTTCAGAGACATCGGTCCATCCTTTGCTGCGTGGGGCCACCGCGACGGTGGCGTGCGCGGGACGCGCAGGAGTTGCTCGGTAGTTCTTTACGGGTGAAACCTTTCCGCAGGATGAAAACGAAAAAACCCAGCCTAGGGCTGGGTTTTCAGAACGAACGGCACAGCGCTCCGGTTACCCAGCCAGGATGTGGGATTCCGGTCGGCGCGCGCGCGATGTCATGCCCGAGGCGCTGAGATCGTGCTGAGGAAGGTTCGCTTTCATCGGCGCGCATCCTCGCACGCGCACGACGCAGGCGCAAGCGCGCACGCTCAGCGCGGCGGCACCAGGACCGCGTCGGGCACGTACGGCGCCACCGACACGCGGATGCGCAATCGGTTGCCCGGGTCCTCCGGCAGCCGCGAGCGGTACTTGGTGCCCTTGTAGACGTAGTCCACGTCGTAGGCGATCGGACGCCGGAACTCGCGACCGACCTCGACGGTGCGGCAATTGCGTCCGCTCGACGGCGCTGGCGCAACGGCCACCGGTGCCGGCGCATCGTGGCGGCGGCTGAAGATGTCCTTCACCGAATCCATCAACCGGTTCAAGCGGCTGTCGTCTTCCGGCTGCGCCGGGACGGGCGATGGCGCCGGGGTCTGCACCGGGTCGCATTGTTGTTCGGTGCGGGTGGCGCGCAGGGTCTGGTACACCGGCTCCACGTTCAATACCTGCGCGTAGTCGAGCCTGACGTTCTCGATCACCGCCACGCGGTTGCGCGCCTCGTTGTCCTGCGCCCAGGCCGGCACGGCGACGCATGCGAACAGGCCGACCAGCGGCAACAACAGGTTCGGACGCATCGGCACCGAGCTTCGAAGGACAGGCCAATCAGTGTAGGCATCGCAGCTTGCGTCGGGCTGAACGCAAGCCCACGCCGCAGCGACCTGCACCGGGGGGCTTGCGGCGCCACACTCCCGGCCTGCCCGGTTACGCATGAGACGCTCCGGGCCGCTGCCGGTAGAATCGCAAGGCTTCCCCACGCCCGATGCCGATG of Xanthomonas translucens pv. cerealis contains these proteins:
- a CDS encoding N-acetylornithine carbamoyltransferase, whose translation is MSLKHFLNTQDWSRAELDALLTQAALFKRNKLGSELKGKSIALVFFNPSMRTRTSFELGAFQLGGHAVVLQPGKDAWPIEFDLGTVMDGDTEEHIAEVARVLGRYVDLIGVRAFPKFVDWSKDREDLVLKSFARYSPVPVINMETITHPCQELAHALALQEHFGSQDLRGKKYVLTWTYHPKPLNTAVANSALTIATRLGMDVTLLCPTPDYVLDQRYMDWAAQNVAESGGSLQVSHDIDSAYAGADVVYAKSWGALPFFGNWGPETPIRDQYRHFIVDERKMALTNNGVFSHCLPLRRNVKATDAVMDSPNCIAIDEAENRLHVQKAVMAALVGQRRDQGPGTGDR